In the Wyeomyia smithii strain HCP4-BCI-WySm-NY-G18 chromosome 2, ASM2978416v1, whole genome shotgun sequence genome, one interval contains:
- the LOC129725512 gene encoding multidrug resistance protein homolog 49, which yields MTNKNYPQCNGSQQQSANLKNGISNDAMSLSSYKGSKDILNVKFSKPSEKALGAASSSKPVSYFKLFRFATWGEISATIVGILLASVASLGLPYGVILYGEFTTLLVDRTIGIGKSTDTSILSLFGGGKILVNASIEENQDAILEDAKAFGLGAIFVSVVQFLAGALSVDVINRSANRQISRIRQLFLKAVLRQDMTWYDLNSDDNFAVRITDDLDKLKEGIGEKLSIFTYLVMSFVISVIFSFFYGWKLTLVILSCAPIIILATAIVAKMQSTLTEKELKAYSSAGAIAEEVLGSIRTVVAFGGERKELERYKSRLSSAEDNGRKKGLFSGIGGGIMWFIIYCCYALAFWYGISLILEDRGKDVKDYTPAVLIIVLFGVLAGAQNLGLSSPHLEAFSTAKGSATSIFSVIDRIPTIDSLGDGGLRPLSFSGNIKFTDVRFRYPARSDVQVLQGLDLTIEAGKTVALVGPSGCGKSTCLQLIQRLYDPLHGCVTIDGVKINELNISWLRSYIGVVGQEPVLFGTSIAENIRYGNPEASQSDIEAAARIANCHSFITKLPNGYHTMIGERGAQMSGGQKQRIAIARALVRNPKILLLDEATSALDPNSEKRVQDALEKASRGRTTLVVSHRLSTITNADKIVYIDKGVVAEQGTHEQLMAKGGLYYNLVIASGALKQEDDEKATVANEPNPAGPKSESAFDEDCSDDESDGSKSGEAVEDDNEDAYPVSVMRLLKLNAAEWPYILFGCGAAMVVGASFPLFAVLFGEMYGILSVADPEYVKAECNFYSLLFLLLGVITGIGTFFQTFLFNIAGARLTTRLRQKSFKAIISQEMAWFDESNNAVGALCARLSGDCASVQGATGTRIGSLLQAASTICIGVGIAFYYSWNLTLVSIVAIPIVLGSIMLESRYMESSALKEKQSLESAIKLATEAISNIRTVASLSQEPHVLDRYEKEIVKVDIACKKKTRLRGTVFALGQIMPFMGYGLALSYGGKLVSEGELLYKDVIKVSEALIFGAWMLGQALAYAPNVNSAMLSAGRLMKLLDRTPKMYNPSSSYRPISQKHEGNINYSNVEFRYPTRPTAPILQGLNLKIKKGTTVALVGPSGCGKSTCIQMLLRYYDPDNGRVDIDGISTTDFQLSRIRAQMGLVSQEPVLFDRTIAENIAYGDNSRDIPMPEIIDAAKMANIHEFIVNLPKGYETSLGTKGAQLSGGQKQRIAIARALVRNPRILLLDEATSALDNQSEKIVQNALDHARKGRTCIIIAHRLTTIQNADVICVIQNGVVVESGTHDELMVLNRIYAKLYTMQQVA from the exons ATGACAAACAAAAACTATCCTCAATGCAACGGGTCGCAACAGCAATCGGCGAATCTCAAAAACGGCATCAGTAACGATGCGATGTCCTTATCCAGCTACAAGGGCTCCAAGGATATTCTGAACGTAAAATTCAGCAAACCATCGGAGAAAGCTCTCGGTGCCGCCAGCAGTAGCAAACCGGTCTCGTACTTCAAACTG TTCCGATTCGCAACATGGGGTGAAATAAGTGCCACTATTGTCGGAATATTGCTGGCCTCGGTCGCTTCACTCGGGCTGCCATATGGTGTCATTCTGTACGGGGAGTTCACAACGCTGCTGGTAGATCGAACCATCGGAATAGGAAAATCCACCGACACGTCCATACTGTCACTATTCGGCGGTGGAAAGATATT aGTTAACGCCAGCATAGAGGAAAACCAGGATGCAATTCTGGAGGATGCGAAAGCTTTTGGTTTGGGCGCAATTTTTGTGTCCGTAGTGCAGTTCCTAGCTGGCGCACTTAGTGTGGATGTGATTAACCGGTCCGCTAACCGGCAGATCAGTCGAATACGGCAGCTGTTCCTCAAGGCTGTCCTCCGGCAGGACATGACCTGGTATGATCTGAACAGTGATGACAACTTTGCGGTTCGCATTACTGA TGATCTGGACAAACTGAAGGAAGGCATTGGAGAGAAGCTTTCCATATTCACGTATTTAGTGATGTCTTTCGTTATATctgtgatattttcatttttttatggtTGGAAACTGACTTTAGTAATATTGAGCTGTGCACCCATTATTATTCTGGCAACTGCTATTGTGGCCAAG ATGCAAAGCACATTAACCGAAAAAGAGTTAAAGGCATATTCGTCGGCGGGCGCAATTGCTGAAGAAGTGCTAGGAAGCATCCGGACAGTGGTTGCTTTCGGAGGTGAACGGAAGGAATTGGAGCGATACAAAAGTCGACTTTCATCGGCAGAGGACAATGGCCGTAAAAAGGGACTTTTCTCTGGCATAGGAGGGGGTATCATGTGGTTCATCATCTATTGCTGCTACGCACTGGCGTTCTGGTATGGAATCAGTTTAATTCTGGAAGATCGTGGAAAAGATGTGAAGGATTACACACCGGCTGTACTAATTATTGTACTGTTTGGCGTGTTGGCCGGAGCTCAGAATCTCGGGTTGTCGTCTCCTCATCTGGAAGCGTTCTCAACGGCGAAGGGCTCTGCGACATCGATATTCTCTGTTATTGATAGAATACCGACTATAGATTCGTTGGGTGATGGCGGTCTACGGCCACTCTCTTTTAGTGGAAATATTAAATTTACGGATGTGCGTTTTCGATATCCTGCGAGAAGTGATGTGCAGGTATTGCAAGGTTTGGACTTGACTATAGAGGCTGGAAAGACTGTTGCATTGGTGGGTCCATCTGGATGTGGAAAGTCTACATGCTTGCAGCTAATCCAGAGGCTCTACGATCCTCTACAT GGATGCGTGACCATCGATGGAGTCAAGATCAACGAATTAAATATTAGCTGGCTGCGGTCTTACATAGGAGTTGTTGGACAGGAGCCGGTCCTATTTGGTACCAGTATAGCGGAAAATATTCGCTACGGTAACCCGGAAGCGAGCCAAAGCGATATTGAAGCTGCTGCCAGAATAGCGAATTGccatagtttcattactaaactgCCTAATGGATACCACACGATGATTGGCGAGCGCGGCGCTCAAATGTCCGGTGGTCAAAAACAACGAATTGCCATAGCACGGGCTTTGGTTCGTAATCCCAAAATACTTCTACTGGATGAGGCAACCTCTGCTTTGGATCCAAATTCGGAGAAACGTGTTCAGGATGCTCTAGAAAAGGCCAGCCGAGGCCGTACAACTCTAGTAGTATCCCATCGACTGTCGACAATAACCAACGCTGATAAGATTGTATATATTGACAAAGGTGTAGTAGCCGAGCAGGGAACACACGAACAACTCATGGCCAAAGGCGGCCTGTATTATAACTTGGTAATCGCCAGTGGCGCACTTAAGCAGGAGGATGACGAAAAAGCAACTGTTGCCAATGAACCAAATCCAGCGGGACCGAAAAGTGAATCTGCCTTTGATGAAGACTGCTCAGATGATGAGTCCGATGGAAGTAAATCGGGAGAAGCGGTTGAAGATGACAATGAAGATGCATATCCGGTATCTGTGATGCGACTGTTGAAACTCAATGCTGCCGAATGGCCATACATCCTGTTCGGTTGTGGTGCTGCAATGGTGGTAGGGGCATCGTTTCCACTATTTGCTGTTCTTTTCGGCGAAATGTACGGG ATCTTATCGGTTGCTGATCCGGAATATGTAAAAGCCGAATGCAATTTCTACTCACTGCTTTTCTTGCTGCTCGGTGTTATCACAGGCATTGGTACTTTCTTCCAAACtttcctgttcaacattgccggTGCACGTTTGACGACACGCCTGCGTCAAAAGTCCTTCAAGGCTATAATCAGTCAGGAGATGGCATGGTTTGATGAATCAAATAACGCCGTCGGGGCTCTTTGTGCGCGTCTTTCTGGAGACTGTGCTAGTGTTCAGGGTGCAACGGGAACAAGAATTGGGTCCCTTCTGCAGGCCGCATCTACGATTTGCATTGGTGTAGGAATCGCTTTCTATTATTCGTGGAATTTAACGCTAGTTTCGATCGTTGCAATACCAATAGTATTAGGTTCAATCATGCTGGAATCACGATACATGGAATCCAGTGCATTGAAAGAGAAACAATCACTCGAAAGTGCCATAAAGTTGGCAACCGAAGCAATTTCCAATATTCGAACGGTAGCTAGTCTGAGTCAGGAGCCACATGTACTAGATCGGTATGAAAAAGAAATCGTAAAAGTAGACATTGCCTGCAAGAAAAAGACCAGACTTCGTGGTACGGTATTTGCTCTCGGTCAAATCATGCCCTTCATGGGCTACGGCCTAGCCTTGTCTTATGGAGGGAAGCTGGTATCCGAAGGAGAACTTTTGTATAAAGATGTGATAAA AGTATCCGAGGCTCTCATTTTCGGTGCTTGGATGTTGGGTCAAGCATTAGCTTATGCGCCTAACGTCAACTCGGCTATGCTGTCAGCCGGCCGTTTGATGAAACTACTTGATCGTACTCCGAAAATGTACAATCCATCCAGTTCCTATCGTCCAATTAGTCAA AAACATGAGGGTAACATAAATTATTCCAATGTTGAATTCCGGTATCCTACAAGACCTACAGCTCCCATACTGCAAGGACtcaatttgaaaatcaaaaaaggaaCTACAGTTGCCCTAGTCGGACCTTCAGGCTGTGGTAAATCAACCTGTATCCAAATGTTACTTCGTTATTATGATCCGGATAACGGTAGAGTG GATATCGATGGAATCTCAACGACGGATTTCCAGCTGAGTCGCATTCGGGCACAGATGGGTCTAGTATCGCAGGAACCAGTCTTGTTCGATCGAACGATAGCAGAAAACATTGCGTACGGTGACAACAGCCGTGACATCCCAATGCCGGAGATCATCGACGCTGCCAAAATGGCTAACATCCACGAATTCATTGTGAACCTTCCGAAAGGTTACGAAACCAGTTTGGGCACAAAGGGAGCCCAACTGTCCGGTGGTCAGAAGCAGCGTATCGCCATTGCACGAGCGTTAGTTCGTAATCCGCGTATTCTGCTGCTAGATGAAGCAACGTCCGCTCTGGATAATCAGAGCGAAAAGATCGTTCAAAATGCCCTAGATCACGCCCGTAAAGGACGAACCTGCATCATTATCGCCCATCGCTTAACAACGATTCAGAACGCGGATGTAATCTGTGTAATCCAGAACGGTGTCGTGGTGGAAAGTGGTACTCACGACGAATTAATGGTGCTTAACAGAATTTACGCGAAGCTGTATACGATGCAGCAAGTGGCTTAA